From the genome of Mya arenaria isolate MELC-2E11 chromosome 5, ASM2691426v1:
TCTTTACTGGCaataaaaactgatattttatgaaaagaaCAATGACTTTACAGGGGATTCAATATGACCACAAATCAGAATTGTTGGAAATTCCATGTTTTCTAGTAATCTCtgagattttgaaaaaaaaatatgtgagtTCTTTCAACATAAGTCATTTTGACTATACAAGGATGTTTACaaacttgaaacattaaattcatacctcTATGCTTCATCAAGTGTATTTCCATCATGTGACTTTTCACAAAAAGTTTACAAATTGAGCATTCTTCAGTCTGGTTTctccatttttgttttattttcttgtccTTAGGCACTGAAATTTTCTTCTCTTTCTTTGGACGGTTTACCAACATACAAggtattttatcagattttctAGGCCGGCCTCGCTTTCTTTtcataactttaacaccatcaTCAGCATCAGGTGTAGAATCAGGCAAATTGTCATTCTTTAAATTGTGTGACATATCTACATGTAACTCATTGTCCACAGTTTCCTCAGAGCATGAGTTAACCTCAACCTTAATCTCCCTTTCCTTGACTAATTTACTCTCATTTACTTTGATTTTATGTGCTttggatttcatttttttctcagataCATGGACTTTACTGGGGTTCTTGACTTTACCAGGTTTCTTcttgacatgtttttttcttcttttgtaaatattttcattgttcttgagaatatcaatattttccCCAAGCTGTGTGTCAGTATCTGAATCGTAAGCTGCCTCCAAAGATTCATTTCGCCCTGAGAACATTGTCCAGTCTGTCTGAACAGCACTACAGTTGGTCTCTTTCTTCGGGTAAGCTGTTGATTGCACGTGATCATATGAGTATGATCCGCCGTTCCCATGAGATTTCATATGGACATGCAGATACAAGATATCAGTAAATTTCTGCAAACAGCTTCCACATGTTAACAGAGTTCCTTCCTTTGATGCTACATCATGAACAGCATTGCATTGACAGTCTTGTTTTCTTTCAACTGTAGGATTCTTTGGAGGCATACATGTACTATCGTTTGAGATCTCACTACCATTTGTAGTAACTGCTTCACTATGTAAACATGCAGCAGATATCGGTTCATCAACAATACCTTGACCCCTACAAGTTGCTAATTCCAACCCTTCACTGCTTTGAAAAGAGGGACCAATAACCTGATAATCGTCAtccatacatgtataatttacaTCTAAATTTGGTCTTTTAAATTCAGTCATGTTTGTAGCTGAAACATCTACTGACGGACtgtgatttttcaaaattggaACATTAACGTTTGTTCTTTCATTTTCAGGCTTTTCTGTTGCTAGATCAAAACACTCCACTGACTGACCATAGTTACCAGTATTCTGGTCATGGCCTATCGTCATCATGTTACTAAACGACATGGTCATTATATTCTGGTATGTTGGTATAACTGGAACCTCTGccatttgtttctttttcagaCTGTgattctgaaatgaaaattgaattcaTTCATGAGTAAAATAATATGACCAAactacagtacactcaacgattTAGACGCACTTTCCTTgctcactccgagggataaagtcgatgatcacgggtttcctccgagggtaaaactgttgcccttgCTAAAATCCCCCCCGAGTTCCTCAgagtggctggcttaccgctgagtttaatatgaacgatagcgttgagaatcgtccgattttatgaCCCCGCGGCGGAACTCCGAGtctaagcaagaaatcattcttatttagaagatatttatttttatgcttatgcacattgttaagcgtaaaagattcttacatgtaccaacgtttaatttgtatttgtgtctgtaaacgccaattgaaaattgtcttgaataataaacattgaatcattaaagtattgccactaattttattgcatcataaatcaGCCGACAAgttacacgattctgaaccatgacctctgacgtcaagtgcgtgatcaatacaatgtagaatatactatttattattggtggttaaaaatagttatgacgtttaatggaattttccacagaaacgaggcaagaaggccttcaaaaccatgcactgtgaactttgaacgcatgtttgacctcctgattttccgaaaatgtgtaacctagcCTTTCTCggatgaaatgtgtttatcaatgtattcagtcattagcaaaaacatgtttataagatgcatgcGCAACTTGTGAAAaacgactgcattcttgtggtaagctaacttcatgcaaaactggcagaggaaaaagaataatagcaatttactggagctgtcgtaatcggttgaaaattttaataaaaataaaataactttagcgtagattcttatcaaGTGTCCGCAGAGTCTTGCGGAGTTAACCCCTCCAAGGAACGCCGCGTTCTTTATTCTTCAGTTGACTGATtaccctccgagggccttaaattcaatcTCTGAGGAACGCAGTTGATAAATCATTGTGTTGTCCGCGAAAGCGAAAATCCGCGGAGGGGAAACGGAAAGTGgatctaactcgttgagtgtactgtagtAACATGTGTCATTATTTAAACTCCAAGTCCTGTGACAAACGTTACAGGAACTCGAAATATTTGCTTATTCCTGTCATTTGGTGATCCTTTGGACTCGATAACAAATATCTGTGCAAATATTTCTGTTGCTTTATCTAATTAACGATTTTGTCTGTTCGCAAACACAGAGGATTCTCTCTAAAAAAATTACCCTATATTTATTGTAGCAATACCTCAATCAACGAAGAGACAAATATTGAACGCTGTATTTAGCATGCTTATCctcttatatataatatatacatagttTTGAAGTTGTAAATTTAGATTACAAGATAACTAAGATTCATGAAGATTATTTCTGATATTGTGCAaagattgaaaaacaaaaaagcacCTCATTACATTGTTAGTACTAATGAAACGTAAACTTCGCAAAATTAAACTTGTTGAGTTTGCATTTGACTTTTACTAGTCACGAAGTGTATAATTGTCCTCAAGCATCTTCGTACAATAAGTCACAgtattccaagaaaaaaatataccttTTTATGTATGAGTATCACTATTTGTCTTCATTTATAggattaaaattattaaaaaaggattttttacttttacaaaGAAATCATTGGAAAATGGCTAAATTAAAAGGAAGGGACACAACCGATACGATCAGACATTCAAAGGCTACACGCAACTATTTTCTTCTCACTATCACCTTCTTCCACTCTTTAGGGCCTCTCACACCAGGCCAAAAATTAGCCACGGCTGGCGACGGTTTAATTTTttaacatgattattttttgcCGTTCATCTGCCGTAGCGAGCAACGGGACTTCAATGACAGTTTATAACGGTAGTCCAAGTAAttacggtggagaacccacgtgacttatttggtaaagtgcacggcaacaaatgtcaacaagtctcgactcaggtaaggtttttaaagataactttcttaatatttggagaatttttgtgaaataaagaccataaaccccgcatttaaaaGCTacatccacggtaataaagaattttctctaatattctaaagttttcctgaaaatcttgaccaactgatttctcagagttgaaatctaaggcaaagtacacggcttttgacaaatctatcgcttaacttcatgttagccgtaaataaatctcattttaagcaaattttatgtattttatagatttcagcgtgtattgtttaacttctaagatagagacttgttgacatttgttgccgtgcactttaccaaataagtcacgtgggttctccaccgtggtAATTGTCATGCTgttgtggattttttttacgattttttgtATGGCAAATCCCGCATAACACTTATATCATTTTGGACTATATATAACGGTAGTACTCCGGTATGGCTTCGTTAATGTCGGTTAAGCACCGGTATGACCCCGACATGGATCGGCGGCCCTCCTTAGGCCACGAGATGTACCGTACTGATACAGATCGATGTGATAACTGTAGTCCTGCCGATGTCACTAGCGATGTACTACCGTCCATAACGATGTGATATACCGTACGCCGGTAGTACAACTGCAGCGCAACGGTATCACTCCGCTCGGGTCACGGTGGCACATCGGTATAACAACGGTGGGGCCTCCGTATCGGTGACAGAAAAGTGCCGGTATTCGGCAGCACATCGGCTCTTACGCCGTTAGACTAGTCGTTTTTAGTCACGGTCATAGCTTCATTATTTATctacatatttgagtgaattaAAATATAGTCAGTATTAAAAATGAGCACACAGTTGAGGAATTAAAAAGATCAACGTGTTGTCATTTGTCACCTTAACACAGATATAAGATAATTAAAGTTACGACTAAAGTCCTACATTGAAACGACCCCGGTCTATGATTCGATGCtaggtggtgtgtaagcttttttatactcgcactcgggcattgcccattcggcgagtacTCCGTTAAGACTTTTAGTCATTTAAGGTtgttggagcatagtgcacagacagaatgtaaccctggtaagagctaccctggttttttaacatgcaccagtgtatagcactgtcacatcggacccccatttaacgtccctcccggaagacgattagtatttttttattgatgcggcggggaatcgaacctgcgaccctggattgatagtcaagtgtgttaccactagaccacggatccgccacattCGATGCTAGTTGTTTGTCACCTCTGTTATAGATAGATGTGGATCATTGTTAGCTTCCCTAGAGCCACCAGTTACAGCCCCTGCATCTTAGGAGTTTTGGAAAGTCTTTTTGAGGATAGGAGCAACCTGGTTCGAAGCTACTTTAAGTATATATGTTGGTATGGGGACTGGAAATGCGACCTTCTATGGGTTGAGATTTTGAAGCAGTTTGGCTACTACTAATGTAGTTCAATATAAGTGTAGGCAGAGACGGTTGAGTTGGACTCTTGTCTGGCATATTGTTGAGGTTTTCACTGGTGCAGACGGACAAAAACTGTTAATTCGGGTGACATCTCTCTTCAAGGTGTCACTCTGTAGCCATCCTTGTCCAATAGGGATGATACACGATTAGCATTGGTTTCTAGTTTCttacttttgtaaataaataaatgctatCCAAGATGTGTGCAATACTTGGTGTTGTGTATATCGATTTTAGATGTTATATAAGTAATGtatagtattttgtttttgtatctcTTATAACTCGTATACTGAGTGGCAATTAAGGTTTTTAGgtatatttattatgtgatgtatgtatatatgttgtattgatgagaCTATCAAA
Proteins encoded in this window:
- the LOC128234212 gene encoding zinc finger protein 37-like, whose protein sequence is MAEVPVIPTYQNIMTMSFSNMMTIGHDQNTGNYGQSVECFDLATEKPENERTNVNVPILKNHSPSVDVSATNMTEFKRPNLDVNYTCMDDDYQVIGPSFQSSEGLELATCRGQGIVDEPISAACLHSEAVTTNGSEISNDSTCMPPKNPTVERKQDCQCNAVHDVASKEGTLLTCGSCLQKFTDILYLHVHMKSHGNGGSYSYDHVQSTAYPKKETNCSAVQTDWTMFSGRNESLEAAYDSDTDTQLGENIDILKNNENIYKRRKKHVKKKPGKVKNPSKVHVSEKKMKSKAHKIKVNESKLVKEREIKVEVNSCSEETVDNELHVDMSHNLKNDNLPDSTPDADDGVKVMKRKRGRPRKSDKIPCMLVNRPKKEKKISVPKDKKIKQKWRNQTEECSICKLFVKSHMMEIHLMKHRGEKPFICEVCGKSFEWKRFLMRHLLIHSEVKPWVCSVCKAQFCQKGDYKLHMAVHSGERPHQCNVCDARFFSKGTLHNHQANVHMGITKYECDQCNKRFFKKSSLDSHRVTHFDATLKCSMCDRKFKDKCGLRRHERIHTGEKQYECHVCGHAFIQSTPFWVHMETKHGLNKESAQKRLKDIQEMKKRLGIKTSISRLDDNQKFQGFSEGKELDTDVTETSGTEKPVVGYPPLNAPGAASRPDEQRYQDPNIHTHIDLQRNFSELALLKNSADKDPINVMREVNVIVRDPQVYYQHPGY